A genome region from Microcella alkaliphila includes the following:
- a CDS encoding antitoxin MazE-like protein, whose protein sequence is MSSAGRVSAYRARMRAAGLRPVQVWVPDVRSDSFAAQARTQAARIADAAAHSDDMQFVEAISSSWDE, encoded by the coding sequence ATGTCCTCAGCCGGTCGCGTCTCCGCGTACCGCGCCCGCATGCGCGCCGCAGGGTTGCGGCCCGTGCAGGTGTGGGTGCCCGACGTGCGATCCGACTCGTTCGCTGCGCAGGCGCGTACTCAAGCAGCCCGGATCGCCGACGCAGCGGCGCACAGCGACGACATGCAGTTCGTCGAAGCGATCAGCTCGTCGTGGGACGAGTGA
- a CDS encoding type II toxin-antitoxin system PemK/MazF family toxin — translation MGRVKRGDVRLVAGGVYAHKPQPAIVLQDDVFDALDSVTVCPLTTTAVDAPLLRVPIASTAESGLDADSFAMVDKVTTVRRSNVGAAIGAVSSQQLVEIERRLLVFLGIAR, via the coding sequence GTGGGACGAGTGAAGCGCGGCGACGTTCGGCTTGTCGCCGGCGGCGTGTACGCACACAAGCCGCAGCCAGCCATCGTTCTTCAGGACGACGTCTTCGACGCTCTGGATTCGGTCACGGTGTGCCCGCTGACGACCACGGCTGTTGACGCACCGTTACTCCGCGTCCCGATAGCCTCAACGGCAGAATCCGGTCTCGACGCCGACAGCTTTGCGATGGTCGACAAAGTCACGACGGTTCGACGCAGCAACGTGGGGGCGGCGATCGGGGCAGTGTCGAGCCAGCAGCTCGTTGAGATCGAGCGCCGTCTGCTGGTGTTTCTCGGCATCGCGCGCTGA
- a CDS encoding ATP-binding protein, translated as MVDTELAERMRVNGAILIDGPKAVGKTVTASQVAKTVFRMDVDGSAQAALDADPSILFGSPGPILFDEWQETPELWNLVRRAVDDRDGVGHFLLTGSARPRDDARLHSGAGRIGRLRMRPMSLCESGHSTGEVSLATIFDDPLDHGVQGSGLAVTDVFERIVVGGWPELVNAGEREARVWLADYLRTVAEVDVPAMGPRRNPTNIGRLFAALARVVGGPINRSATAADVGGARGPIDERTLGHYLEVIERLMLIEPLEAWAPHMRSRTRLRTSAVHHFVDPSLGVAALGVGVADLTRDLEAAGFHFESLVIRDLRVYSQQLGARLSSWRDTQLNREVDAVIELPDGRWAAVEVKLGEGRVDEAAATLLSMARKVDHDRHGEPSALLVITGGRYGYRRPDGVTVVPITALGP; from the coding sequence GTGGTTGACACCGAACTAGCGGAGCGAATGCGGGTAAACGGCGCCATCCTGATCGATGGTCCGAAGGCGGTCGGCAAGACAGTTACCGCCAGCCAGGTTGCGAAGACCGTGTTCCGCATGGATGTCGACGGCAGCGCGCAGGCTGCGCTCGATGCCGACCCGAGCATCCTGTTCGGCTCTCCCGGGCCCATCTTGTTCGATGAGTGGCAGGAAACGCCTGAGCTGTGGAACCTCGTGCGACGCGCGGTCGATGACCGCGACGGCGTCGGACACTTCCTGCTCACGGGCTCGGCACGCCCTCGGGATGACGCTCGTCTGCACTCAGGAGCTGGCCGCATCGGTCGGTTGCGTATGCGGCCTATGTCTCTTTGTGAATCCGGACATTCGACCGGTGAGGTGAGCCTTGCCACGATCTTCGATGACCCGCTTGATCATGGTGTGCAGGGTTCCGGGCTCGCGGTCACCGATGTGTTCGAACGTATCGTCGTGGGCGGGTGGCCCGAGCTTGTCAATGCGGGCGAGCGTGAGGCGAGGGTGTGGCTCGCCGACTACCTGCGAACGGTCGCCGAGGTTGATGTACCCGCCATGGGCCCGCGCCGCAACCCCACCAACATCGGCCGGTTGTTCGCCGCCCTCGCCCGTGTGGTGGGAGGGCCGATCAATCGCTCAGCGACAGCCGCCGACGTTGGCGGGGCACGCGGGCCGATCGATGAACGCACCCTCGGCCACTACCTCGAGGTCATCGAGCGGCTCATGCTCATTGAGCCCCTTGAGGCGTGGGCTCCACATATGCGATCGCGCACGCGTCTGAGAACGAGCGCGGTCCACCACTTTGTTGACCCGTCATTAGGTGTCGCTGCGCTCGGGGTCGGTGTGGCTGATCTCACTCGAGACCTCGAGGCCGCCGGTTTCCACTTCGAGTCGCTCGTTATTCGCGACCTTCGGGTGTACAGCCAGCAGCTGGGGGCGCGGCTGTCGTCGTGGCGTGACACCCAACTCAACCGCGAGGTCGATGCAGTCATTGAGCTGCCAGACGGCCGCTGGGCTGCGGTCGAGGTGAAACTCGGTGAGGGCCGTGTCGACGAGGCCGCGGCTACTTTGCTCTCGATGGCGCGAAAGGTCGATCACGACCGTCACGGCGAACCGAGCGCGCTTCTCGTCATCACGGGTGGCCGCTACGGTTATCGGCGACCCGACGGTGTCACGGTCGTGCCCATCACCGCGCTCGGCCCATAG
- a CDS encoding DUF554 domain-containing protein, whose protein sequence is MIGLGTLINVVAIVLGAATGRLIGHRLPERTNRLVTDVLGLVVLVLGGLNLASLADPDYVATVTPGGTLLVVLGALLIGGITGSALRIEDRLEQFGGWLQARFTRADAVAHADKRALFITGFVNASLVFCVGPLAILGAFSDGTGQGIDQLALKSVLDGFASVAFAATLGWGVALSALPVGIWQGLLTLLAATLGAVLSNAAIAALTATGGALLLGVGIRIMNIRAIAVGDLLPALVVAPILTVVVGRLLGTA, encoded by the coding sequence GTGATCGGGCTCGGAACACTCATCAACGTTGTCGCGATCGTGCTGGGTGCCGCGACCGGCCGCCTCATCGGCCATCGCCTGCCCGAGCGTACCAACCGCCTCGTCACCGACGTGCTCGGCCTCGTCGTGCTCGTGCTCGGCGGGCTCAACCTCGCCTCGCTTGCCGACCCCGACTACGTCGCCACCGTCACCCCGGGCGGCACGCTGCTCGTCGTGCTGGGCGCCCTCCTCATCGGCGGCATCACCGGCTCGGCCCTGCGCATCGAAGACCGGCTCGAGCAGTTCGGCGGGTGGTTGCAGGCACGGTTCACCCGCGCCGACGCGGTCGCCCACGCCGACAAGCGCGCCCTGTTCATCACCGGCTTCGTCAATGCCTCGCTCGTGTTCTGCGTCGGCCCGCTCGCAATCCTCGGTGCCTTCAGCGACGGCACTGGTCAGGGCATCGACCAGCTCGCCCTCAAGTCGGTGCTCGACGGCTTCGCGTCGGTCGCGTTCGCCGCGACCCTCGGCTGGGGCGTCGCCCTCTCGGCCCTGCCCGTCGGCATCTGGCAGGGCCTGCTCACCCTGCTCGCGGCCACCCTCGGCGCCGTACTGTCGAACGCGGCCATCGCCGCCCTCACCGCGACCGGAGGCGCTCTGCTGCTCGGCGTCGGCATCCGCATCATGAACATCCGCGCGATCGCCGTGGGCGACCTGCTGCCCGCGCTCGTCGTCGCGCCGATCCTCACCGTCGTGGTTGGCCGACTCCTCGGTACGGCCTGA
- a CDS encoding rhodanese-like domain-containing protein: protein MTAVDSTTVVGSALGGFAEPAAAAEHFARRLTHETDPSDVAAALEAGERFHFIDVRSREAWDQGHAAAATHVPRGELAGRLAELDASIPIVVYCWGPACNGGTKAAHLLASLGRPVKEMLGGFEYWAREGLPVEGAGGPIHRAADPLTAPVVGGAAISCDC, encoded by the coding sequence ATGACTGCAGTCGACTCGACCACCGTTGTGGGCAGCGCGCTCGGCGGATTCGCCGAGCCAGCCGCGGCCGCCGAGCACTTCGCACGGCGCCTCACTCACGAGACCGACCCCTCTGATGTCGCTGCGGCGCTCGAGGCGGGCGAGCGGTTCCACTTCATCGACGTGCGGTCGCGCGAGGCGTGGGATCAGGGGCACGCGGCGGCCGCCACGCACGTGCCGCGCGGCGAGCTGGCGGGGCGTCTTGCGGAGCTGGATGCGAGCATCCCGATCGTTGTGTACTGCTGGGGGCCCGCCTGCAATGGCGGCACGAAGGCGGCGCACCTGCTGGCGAGCCTCGGCCGGCCGGTGAAGGAGATGCTTGGCGGGTTCGAATACTGGGCGCGGGAGGGGCTGCCCGTCGAGGGGGCGGGCGGGCCGATCCACAGGGCCGCCGATCCGCTGACGGCGCCGGTGGTCGGCGGCGCGGCGATCAGCTGCGACTGCTGA
- a CDS encoding glutaredoxin family protein produces the protein MSNTVETPDRVTMYGADWCRDCRRSEALLNELGVDWVKVDVEQSADAAQTAQAISGRMNIPVVHFPDGSHLVEPSDADLKAKLEALSAS, from the coding sequence ATGTCGAACACTGTCGAGACCCCCGACCGCGTGACCATGTACGGCGCCGACTGGTGCCGCGACTGCCGGCGCAGCGAGGCCCTGCTCAACGAGCTCGGCGTCGACTGGGTGAAGGTCGACGTGGAGCAGAGCGCCGACGCCGCGCAGACGGCGCAGGCGATCAGTGGCCGCATGAACATTCCGGTGGTGCACTTCCCCGACGGTAGCCACCTAGTTGAGCCGAGCGACGCCGACCTGAAGGCGAAGCTCGAGGCGCTCAGCGCCTCCTAG
- a CDS encoding SDR family NAD(P)-dependent oxidoreductase produces MGKLDGKIALITGGSRGMGAAHARLMSSEGATVVITDVLDDDGNALAAEVGGIYHHLDVTDEDAWARVVTDVHDNVGPIGILINNAGIVGFSPIATAATEEWNRVIGINLTGTFFGMRAVVESMTSAGGGVIINISSTAGLQGYSNLSAYVASKWGVRGLTKSAALDLGQHGIRVVSIHPGPIRTPMTDGFGDEMTAQQAIPRFGLPEEVAAMALFIAADATYTTGTEFVIDGGATVGAALQPPQ; encoded by the coding sequence ATGGGAAAGCTCGACGGAAAAATTGCCCTCATCACGGGCGGCTCGCGCGGAATGGGCGCCGCACACGCCCGACTCATGTCGTCAGAGGGAGCCACAGTCGTCATCACCGACGTGCTCGACGACGACGGCAACGCCCTCGCGGCGGAGGTTGGCGGCATTTACCACCACCTCGACGTCACCGACGAGGATGCGTGGGCGCGCGTCGTGACAGACGTGCACGACAACGTCGGCCCGATCGGCATCCTCATCAACAACGCCGGCATCGTCGGCTTCAGCCCGATCGCGACCGCCGCGACCGAGGAGTGGAACCGCGTCATCGGCATCAACCTCACCGGCACCTTCTTCGGGATGCGCGCCGTCGTCGAGTCCATGACGTCCGCCGGCGGCGGCGTCATCATCAACATCTCGTCCACGGCGGGCCTGCAGGGGTACTCGAACCTCTCGGCCTACGTCGCCAGTAAGTGGGGAGTGCGCGGGCTGACCAAGTCGGCCGCGCTCGACCTGGGGCAGCACGGCATCCGCGTCGTGTCGATTCACCCCGGGCCGATCCGCACGCCCATGACCGACGGCTTCGGCGACGAGATGACGGCGCAGCAGGCGATTCCGCGCTTCGGCCTGCCCGAAGAGGTCGCCGCGATGGCACTGTTTATCGCCGCCGATGCCACCTATACGACGGGCACCGAGTTCGTCATCGACGGCGGCGCGACGGTCGGCGCGGCGCTGCAGCCGCCGCAGTAG
- a CDS encoding methyltransferase family protein — MTRVSVHPALAWGLVGAQFALLIALAVAPRGDLWARTPVVVGIALALVGAGVVVGVAAGITLGRALTPSPIPREGSQLVTAGVYRLVRHPLYSGLVLLGAGLFIIGASWWHAAFFVALFVLLSIKARLEERMLAARFPEYADYASRTGRIVPGVGRVRG, encoded by the coding sequence ATGACGCGCGTATCCGTGCATCCTGCCCTCGCGTGGGGTCTTGTCGGTGCGCAGTTCGCGCTGCTGATCGCACTCGCCGTCGCGCCGCGCGGCGACCTGTGGGCGCGGACGCCCGTCGTCGTCGGCATCGCCCTCGCCCTCGTCGGCGCGGGCGTCGTCGTCGGGGTGGCGGCCGGCATCACTCTGGGGCGGGCGCTCACGCCGTCACCGATTCCGCGCGAGGGCTCGCAGCTGGTCACGGCCGGCGTCTACCGTCTCGTGCGGCACCCCCTTTACTCAGGGCTGGTGCTGCTCGGCGCGGGGCTCTTCATCATCGGAGCATCCTGGTGGCACGCGGCGTTCTTTGTCGCGCTGTTCGTGCTGCTCAGCATCAAGGCGCGCCTCGAAGAACGGATGCTCGCGGCCCGGTTCCCGGAATACGCCGACTACGCGTCGCGCACCGGCCGCATCGTGCCCGGGGTCGGCCGGGTGCGCGGGTAG
- a CDS encoding acyl-CoA dehydrogenase has product MTQLTDSSTRPAAPTEDAAAADAAGIAPVTGEVDLPLTIDVAALGEQLLGQWSYARKHARELMTRPEFHRDPELGKDAHRERVLGQLHKLIEAGSVHRAFPKSVGGDEDNGGNIASFEELVLGDPSMQIKSGVQWGLFAAAIQHLGTEKHHETLLPPTLTLEVPGAFAMTETGHGSDVSAVGTTATYDPATDEWVITTPFRAAWKDYLGNAALHAKAAVVFAQLITRGVNHGVHAIYVPIRDDNGDFLPGVGGEDDGLKGGLNGIDNGRLHFTDVRVPRENLLNRYGDVDENGVYTSPIESPGRRFFTMLGTLVQGRVSLDGACTVASKLALTIAIRYGTERRQFAGGDSDEVVLMDYQRHQRRLLPRLAQTYAMSFAHEVFLEKFDAVFSGKDDTDESRQDLETLAAALKPLSTWAALDIIQEAREACGGQGFLAENRLVQLRADLDVYVTFEGDNNVLLQLVAKRLLTDYSKKFAKADAGALAGYVVEQVGDRAFHKSGLRRLAQSVADFGSTARSVGYVRDTASQRQLLTDRVETMVAELAGRLRGASKLSKKDAAELFNRHQNELIETARAHGELLQWEAFTEALDHVEHAGTKTVLTWLRDLFGFTLIEKNLAWYLMHGRLSSHRAQAITDYIDGRLLPRLRPHARALTDAFLLEDAHIRAEIATGVEAERQEEARAHYADLRARGLAPIDEKDLIAGKKSRG; this is encoded by the coding sequence ATGACGCAGCTCACCGACAGCAGCACCCGCCCCGCCGCGCCCACCGAGGACGCGGCGGCCGCAGACGCCGCCGGCATTGCCCCGGTCACGGGAGAGGTCGACTTGCCCCTGACGATCGACGTCGCCGCGCTCGGCGAACAGCTGCTCGGGCAGTGGTCCTACGCCCGCAAGCACGCGCGCGAACTCATGACGCGCCCCGAATTCCACCGCGACCCCGAGCTCGGCAAAGACGCCCACCGCGAGCGTGTGCTCGGCCAACTCCACAAGCTCATCGAGGCGGGCTCGGTGCACCGCGCCTTCCCGAAGTCGGTCGGCGGCGACGAAGACAACGGCGGTAACATCGCGAGCTTCGAAGAGCTCGTGCTCGGCGACCCCAGCATGCAGATCAAGTCGGGCGTGCAGTGGGGCCTTTTCGCCGCCGCCATTCAGCACCTCGGCACCGAAAAGCACCACGAGACGCTGCTCCCCCCGACCCTGACCCTCGAGGTTCCCGGTGCCTTCGCCATGACCGAGACGGGACACGGCTCCGACGTGTCGGCCGTCGGCACCACGGCCACGTATGACCCGGCCACCGACGAGTGGGTCATCACCACGCCGTTCCGCGCCGCCTGGAAGGACTACCTCGGCAACGCCGCCCTGCACGCGAAGGCCGCCGTCGTGTTCGCGCAGCTCATCACGCGCGGCGTCAATCACGGCGTGCACGCGATCTACGTGCCGATCCGCGACGACAACGGCGACTTCTTGCCCGGCGTTGGCGGCGAAGACGACGGGCTCAAGGGCGGCCTCAACGGCATCGACAACGGACGCCTGCACTTCACCGATGTGCGTGTGCCTCGTGAAAACCTGCTCAACCGCTACGGCGACGTCGACGAGAACGGCGTCTACACCTCGCCCATCGAGAGCCCCGGCCGTCGCTTCTTCACGATGCTCGGCACGCTCGTGCAGGGCCGCGTATCGCTCGATGGTGCCTGCACGGTCGCCAGCAAGCTCGCCCTGACGATTGCGATTCGCTACGGCACCGAGCGGCGGCAGTTCGCCGGTGGCGACAGCGACGAGGTCGTCCTGATGGACTATCAGCGCCACCAGCGCCGCCTGCTGCCGCGCCTCGCTCAGACCTACGCGATGTCGTTCGCCCACGAGGTGTTCCTCGAGAAGTTCGACGCCGTGTTCTCGGGGAAGGACGACACCGACGAGTCGCGCCAAGACCTCGAGACGCTCGCCGCGGCACTGAAGCCGCTGAGCACCTGGGCCGCGCTCGACATCATCCAGGAGGCCCGAGAGGCGTGCGGCGGCCAGGGCTTCCTCGCCGAGAACCGCCTCGTGCAGCTGCGCGCCGACCTCGACGTGTACGTCACGTTCGAGGGCGACAACAACGTGTTGCTGCAGCTGGTGGCCAAGCGCCTGCTCACCGACTACTCGAAGAAGTTCGCCAAGGCCGACGCCGGGGCGCTCGCCGGCTACGTCGTTGAGCAGGTCGGCGACCGCGCCTTCCACAAGTCGGGCCTGCGCCGTCTCGCCCAGTCGGTCGCCGACTTCGGCTCGACCGCCCGCTCGGTCGGCTACGTGCGCGACACCGCGTCGCAACGCCAACTGCTCACCGACCGCGTCGAGACGATGGTCGCCGAGCTCGCCGGTCGCCTCCGCGGGGCGTCGAAGCTCAGCAAGAAGGACGCGGCCGAGTTGTTCAACCGCCACCAGAACGAGTTGATCGAGACCGCCCGCGCGCACGGCGAGCTGCTGCAGTGGGAGGCCTTCACCGAGGCGCTCGACCACGTCGAGCACGCCGGCACGAAGACCGTGCTCACCTGGTTGCGCGACCTATTCGGCTTCACGCTCATCGAGAAGAACCTCGCCTGGTATCTCATGCACGGGCGCCTCTCGTCGCACCGCGCTCAGGCGATTACCGACTACATCGACGGTCGCCTGCTGCCGCGCCTTCGACCGCACGCGCGAGCGCTGACCGACGCCTTCCTGTTGGAGGATGCACACATCCGCGCCGAGATCGCGACCGGGGTCGAGGCGGAACGTCAGGAGGAGGCGCGTGCCCACTACGCCGACCTTCGCGCCCGCGGCCTCGCGCCCATCGACGAGAAGGACCTGATCGCCGGCAAGAAGTCGCGCGGGTAA
- the trxA gene encoding thioredoxin: MATIDLTTADFEQTVTKDGITLVDFWADWCGPCKAFAPVYEQASEQHPDVTFGKVDTEDQQAIAAAANIRSIPTLMAFRDGILVFAQPGALPAPALEQVITAVKGLDMDDVRKQVAEAQAQQGDVETPEELR, from the coding sequence ATGGCGACCATTGACCTGACCACTGCTGACTTTGAACAGACCGTCACAAAGGACGGCATCACGCTCGTCGACTTCTGGGCCGACTGGTGCGGGCCGTGCAAGGCGTTCGCCCCGGTGTACGAGCAGGCAAGCGAACAGCACCCCGACGTGACGTTCGGCAAGGTCGACACGGAGGACCAGCAGGCGATCGCAGCGGCTGCGAACATCCGCTCGATCCCGACGCTCATGGCCTTCCGCGATGGCATCCTCGTGTTTGCCCAGCCCGGGGCGCTGCCGGCACCCGCGTTGGAGCAGGTCATCACCGCGGTGAAGGGCCTCGACATGGATGATGTGCGCAAGCAGGTCGCGGAGGCTCAGGCCCAGCAGGGTGACGTCGAGACGCCCGAGGAGCTGCGCTAA